From Salminus brasiliensis chromosome 12, fSalBra1.hap2, whole genome shotgun sequence:
aatattgacacttcaggaactttcactaaggggtgtactcacttttgttgccggtggtttagacattaatggctgtatattgagttattttgagggaagaataaatttacactgttatataagctgcacacagactacttttaattgtgtcaaagtgtcattttgtcagtggtgtcccatgaaaagatatacttaaatatctgcggaatgtgaggggtgtactcacttttgtgataaaCTGTATACCATGAACAAAGTGACATGCAAAAAgacttatatattatatctaaatgtgagcgagagagtgagctttttctgctgttAGAAACTTGTATTGATGTATCATATTTAATTTGAATATGAAGAAATGTACATAATTCACAATGTTCAGTATTCAAATTAATACCATATCATGGTGTCTTGCTTGTATtgtacacatttaaaaatatacagCAAAAATAAGGAATATCTGAAAATCTGTCTTGTATTAACGTATTGATGTTTCCATTTTCAGTTTATATGGGCAATATGACTACTATAATggtattcatattttttataaGCTAGTCACAAGCTAGTATGTTAGCCATGCACATGAATGCACTTTCCTTCCTGTACTAGTTTTTAGGTAAAGAGGAAGTGATTTTGATCAGGACATGGCCTGCTCTTATTTTGGGTGTACTTGTGTAATTTGTATTGTACTTTATGTAGTTTAATTAGTACTGAAATGATGCCCCAGTGTAACAATACAATGTTTTCGTGTTCCATTTCTAGTATGCGAGTTTCTACTAAATGGGAACATTAAATGCATTTTAGATATGGGGAAATATATGTGTGATTTTCCTTCCGTATTGGTAGATTGGTTCTGCCAGTAGAGCAGGTCTGAGTAGCTTTGTGGGTGGACCCAGCATTGATTGTCCCACTCTAGGAAGCTATTGATCGCTCTGCCaatctgaggtaaataattcatggtggtcCAAGACAAAAGATGCCTCAGAGATAggcttgtgtgtatgtgaagaTACTAGAATGGGGAAGGCTGGGTGTCTGTAATAGCAGAACACTTTGTACATAGCTACACTGGAAATTCCCCTTCttaaatttcacattttctTTCAGTCTtattctttctgtttttctaaagaaacagaaaacagaaactCTTTCTTATGCTTGTCATCTCCTCTGTCTCCCTGTCTACATTTAGATCCCCATTAGTGTGTTTTAAGCGCGACCCCTGCTGTTCTTCTTCTCACAGGCTACAGGGAAGGGTTTCTATGGAAACGAGGGCGAGACAACGGCCAGTTCCTGAGCCGGAAATTTATTCTGTCCGAGCGGGAGGGAGCGCTGAAGTACTTCAATAAGCATGATGTGAGTTACCAAATTATCAATACtattcctcctctctctgtttctctgtctctttcttcaCCCCCATGCAAGGGTGCTCATGCCAAGCTTTTCTGAAGTTCCCTGCATTGCCACAGGTCAAAAATACCACTGGAAATGTCAAGAACCTTGAGCATCTTGTCATTGTGGAACGTTTGATTCTGCTCCCCCCAGCCACTTCTCCTTTCTAGAGTAGACACGCTATTAAAAGACTTCTTCCGTTTGCCCTTTTTCTGGCTATATTTCACAACATAGTACATCATACAGTGCGAGCTGGAGAAGGCTGGGCTCACTAAACATTCCTGAATATATGTGAAGTTGACAGTGTCAGGATAAAGCCAAATGATTAAGATGGTTATGTATATATCTCAACAGGATCAATGTGATAATCAGTTTACAATCATGCAAAATCGCATTGTAAAATAATTTGATAGTACACTGGCTTAATAGTAAAATAGTGTTTGAGTGAGAGTTGTTGCAACTCtctcttatgtgtgtgtgttgatatgTCTTTGGCAGGCAAGGGAGCCCAAGGCCTTGATGAAGATCCAAACCATTAATGCTTCCTTCCAGCCAACAAAGATTGGTAACCCTCATGGACTCCAGGTAACCTACCTGAAGGACAACAGTACTAGGAACATCTTTGTGTATCACGAGGATGGGAAGGTAAGAACGCATCTATttgtttaaccatttaaacaataaaaagctgttttaacccacacttcctctctctcaatgAGATACATATTAGCTTAATAGGGCCTTACAATATATAGTactgttactgaataataactcTAGATAGACACAATATAAATTCTAAGCTTAACTATAAGCGTATGTATACTATTAGGTATAAACTTgagtatatacatttttaaatggttacggtatacattcagtttgctTTTTCTACAACATTAGCTTTACTTTGTAGTACTATACTTTGGGTTGCTTCTTTATCTACTGAAATGAGGTGGAAGCACTAAGATGTTTGGTTTTTGATTGGTACACTATTAAAATATTTGATCCAATGCTGGTTAGTTTTGCTGTAGAGACAAGTAAAAACAATGGTTACTTATGACTCCCTCTGCTGGACATGAGAGTAACTTGTAAACCACTCCCTTTAGACAGTGATCCTTTCTGCAAGATCCAACTGTAACTGTTCATCTGCCTATAATATTATTCTGaatgattaaataaaaaaaagttgattAATTTAGGGAAAatgatatataaaatatacaataattgctcaataaaatacagtacaacTAGGTGTAAGTAAAAATTAAGTATGtatatctataaatataatatataatctacTACTAAATAGACCGTATGaacaaaatacatacatattaaatattataaaagtaAAGTCATCAAACACTACATCATCTATTTTGTGCCAGCATAATTACACAAACAATATACTTGTTTTTACATTCTGTGTGGCCACTTTTCACACTGTTCATTGTAAGAAACTGCCTTGCTGGGGGGGTAAAAGGATTGTTCAGTAGTTGTCCTCTAACTGAGCAATCCTGCTCAATCCTGCTGAAACACCTCCCTCTAGCATCTTTTTTCTGGAGATTTATCTGTGTTGTAGGAAATGGTCGACTGGTTCAATGCCATACGAGCTGCTAGATTCCATTACTTACAAGTCGCTTTTCCTGGAGCACATGATGTTGATGtaagtaaaacacacacagtgtacaaCTCATATAAATACTAGAACACTTACACCATCTCCACCCGCCCTCTTCTTTTTAAGGGAACCTGAGGTTTTGTGGTTAAAATTTCATCAGCTTGCATGTCCTGTTTGTTTGAACTCTAAGGGTGGGTTGCACCAACAAGGATTAAAAGCAGGGTGTAAAGCTAATCAAGGGTTTATTTTAAATCAAGCTTGGTTGTGCAACTTCTAAACATGGACATTAACAAATCTGAGATCAAAATCTTAATCTGTGATACAATAAACctgttattcattttaattgtcCACCATGATGGGTTTGCAATATAAGTAAATATTCCTAAATAAACAGCTTATTCTCCTCACCTGAAAACTAACACAGGACTAACATCACATCGAACCCAGTTCTCTCAGACAAAGAAGTAGTTAAGCCGTTTAAACAGTCTGGTGTTATGAGACCCAGGGTCAGTGTCAAAGGAAATCATGGATGGTCTCACTTCTGAGATGACTGCTTAAATTACACACTAGATACACTGGTAATttgaattaaaatatttaaaataaacaccaatttgatattttttttaatgcatataTAAACATGCACCAGTCGAGCCTATCATTGTTTAACTAGCAGTGTTCAATGCAGAAATGTTAGCACCAAGCTAATGGCAGTTTACATCACTTTCTACTGGTTTACAATTAAACATGCACATATGAGCAAGGTTTAGCAATATTCAGATAATATGATCTAATATAAGTATGATGCCGTACAGTTatgtacacacatggacaaaattgttggtacccctcggttaatgaaagaaaaaaccaCAAtcatcacagaaataacttcaatatgacaaaagtaataataaatagattctatgaaaataaacaaataaaaatccgacattgattttgaaccgtGCTTCaactgaattattttaaaaagtaaactcattaaacaggcccaaagggacatgttaaatcatggtgtgtccactaattagcatcacaggtgtctaaaatcttgtaatcagtcagtggatAATAAAAAGCCCAGAAAAAAAGAgattctaaagagattaaaggtgaacgtcaagctcaaggaacatcagtgtcagatcgcaccatccgtcattgtttgagccgaagtggacttcatgggagaagACCAAGGAGGACGCCATTGTTGAAaagaaatcataaaaaagctagactggaatttgccaaactacatgtttacaagccccaaagcttctgggagaatatcctatggacagatgagacaaaaatgaaactttgccaaggcacatcagctctattttcacagacggaaaaataaagcacatcaagaaaagaacactgcccctactgtgaaacatggaggaggctctgttatgttctggggctgctttgctgcatctggcacagggtgccttgaatctgtgcagggtacaatgaaatctcaagactatcaagggattctagagagaaatgtgctgcccagtgtcagaaagcttggtctcagtctcAGGTCAtgcatgggtcttgcaacaggataatgacccaaaacacagttaaaaacacccaagaatggttaagaggaaaacattagaCTATtatgaagtggccttctatgagccctgacctaaatcctattgagcatctttggaagctgaaacatgctgtctggaaaaggtACCCTTCAAAACAACTGAGACATGagactggagcagtttgctcatgaggagtgggccaaaataactgctgagaggtgcagaagtctcattgacagttacaggaattgtttgattacagtgattgcctcaaaaagttgtgcaacaaaatattaagttaagggtaccataatttctatccaggcctgtttcatgagtttatttttaaaaataattctgttgaagcatggttgaaaagcaatgtctgactttcattggttaattttcatagcattttatttattatttttgtcagattcaagttatttctgtgaccattgtggggttttctttctttcataaCACAATTTGTAAATGCAAGCATGCATGTCCTGCTGCTGGGCAGCTCTCTTTCAGTACTTAAAAAAAAGCTGTTATTTGGGTTCTAATAACTCTCCCTATTGGAGTATCTTAAGATCCCAAAACATATATGAGTAAATTAAataggaaaaaaatatttattaaatatattaaatatatatatatatatatatttttgaaatGTAAACTACCTTATATAACAGTTGAAAATCAGTTGAAATCTAAGTGTAACTAGTTTTCTATATTAGTAAATCCCATGTTACAAGAGAACGTAAAAAGTATTACAATCTAACCttgatttcttttttaactAGGTTTACATTTTGTACAGCCAGATTTAAACCTTAATTTAATCTACATTTAAGATTAATCCCTGCTGGTGTAAGCCACCCTAATATTTAGGCAGTCTACATTTTAactaaatgtgttttattgtgCTCTCATCTAGCTTGTGTCCAAACTAACGAGGAACTACATTAAAGAGGGCTACATGGAGAAGACAGGCCCAAAGGTCGGGGCTGGTTTGCACAATTTATTTCTTCAGTGTCATTTGAGGAACTTGCACTCATTTAGTGTGTTTACAAATGGATTAACACCTTTCAAATGCCAACAACAGTATCATGAGGTGGTAAAAATAAACCATCAAAATactaaaaaaattttttttttttttaattctaaataaaaatgaaacaaagatgTCTGTGCTTGGAAGCCTGTTTTAAGGTGGCAGTTATCTAAatgtttgctgttttgtttCTTCCAGCATACAGAGGGTTTTAAGAAGCGCTGGTTCACCCTGGATGACCGGAGGCTCATGTACTTCAAAGACCCTTTGGTGAGTAATTATGATGAGAATCTACATGATGAGAAAGACTACAAATAGGGCTTGACAGTATACCTCTTTAATGAACTGTACCCATAAAATGACAGTGTTAGTAATAATGCAAGAATACAACATGGAACTTGTTTGCATTATCACTAGCTTCACTAAAGCAAGCGACATCTTTAAAAGCAAGCTTGTCACTAGTTGTTACAGGCATTGTGacccttttttttaatggtgttACTTGGAAGAGTGCTATTTGAAAGCTTCTGTTTCTGTAGTATTCAAATCTAGATGTAGCAGGTGCTGGAATCTGTTGCCTGGGCTTCCAGACATGACTATCACCTGGAATAGTAACTTTCTCAATGCCAAAAATTCCACCCTGTCATTTGTAGACAGAAGAGTCAAAAACACCATTTCAATATGAAAATGGGGATGTAATTTGGGATACACACAGTGGGTGTCATACAGAAATGTCCACTAGATGGTGCTGTTAAACTTTGTTATAAGTGATGCATTCAAAGTCAATGTATAACTCATATCAAATGTACAGAAACCAAATTGTTTAGTTGAATTGAAATATCCTTATATTTTACATAGTAAGATTTCTTAGCAATTACATAGCAAGCCTAAAGTTGAGggaataaaaatgtgtgtgtgtgtatgtatatatatatatatatatatatatatatatatatatatatatatatatatatatatagtccctTAACATTCTTAAAGGCTCCAGTATTTTGTTATTAAGCACAGGTAATGGCATTATAGTGATTTTCTTTCTGTTGAAATCAGTTAGTGATTTCTTCAGTTTATTCTGCTGCTACACTACTTACTGGCACTAAGCCACCCTTCTTTGGCCAATTACAAAATTGATTTCAAGGTTTATTcactatttattattcagttttaaaCTACTCAACTCTGCACCACTCTTTTTccagtttctttttctgtgatTAAATGTTTTCCGGTGTTTACCCTTTAATGTACTTTTTTAATGTACTTGGCCTTTCAAATCTACATAAGGCCTGAACTATTTCAGTGCTAGTTGTTTAATAGTAttgaatttgtatttttatagtgtgttcaatacacacaattacacattatttAGTTCTAGACCTATATGACCTTGTTGTAGACTTATATGAATCTTATATGTTCCAGTTTACAGACAGCTTTTCTTCAGCTAttaaatgccttttttttttttttacaatctgTATTCATATGGCCTTAGATATTACGTCAGACAAAGAAGGGTCTGCTAGCCTTTTGACCttggtctctttctctctctcttttaattaGGATGCATATGCACGAGGAGAGGTGTTCATTGGCAGTAAGGAGAGTGGATACACAGTGTTACCAGGCCTGCCCTCCTCCACCCAGGGCTATCACTGGCAGTTTGGTATTACCATAGTGACACCGGACAGGAAGTTCTTGTTTGCCTGCGAGACAGAGGAGGAACAAAAGAAATGGATGGCTGTGTTTCAGGGTGTTGTCAACCGACCCATGTTACCTCAGGAATATGCAGGTGATCTACCCTTTAAATGTCTGGACCTCACTCTTAGCATTTCACATGGGTGTCCAGTTTTTCTCTTTGGTTTTTaactgaagctacaaggctaatgttgccAACAAGCAATAAAAGTCAATAAACTAGTAAGCCCTGGAATTTTGAACACAGAAAATTCTGCCCAAAAAAGATGAATCAATGTGCTTTCAATTTCAGCCAAAAGGCAGACAATTTTGTTTGGAAAAAATACTCCCAAAAATAGACATTAAAGgggaatttaaaataaatgcagGGGTGCCCATATTTTGGTCCTGATGGTTACAAGACAAACTGAAAACTGACATTATCATCATTATGCATCCCTAATG
This genomic window contains:
- the LOC140574540 gene encoding arf-GAP with dual PH domain-containing protein 1 codes for the protein MASENETNRRRLLELLDRPGNGLCADCGAPGPEWASFTLGVFVCQSCSGIHHNIPQISRVKSVYLDPWETSEVEFMSSTGNNAAKAKYEQKVPAFYYCPTHTDCQLLREQWIRARYERNEFIYVERQEPYSAGYREGFLWKRGRDNGQFLSRKFILSEREGALKYFNKHDAREPKALMKIQTINASFQPTKIGNPHGLQVTYLKDNSTRNIFVYHEDGKEMVDWFNAIRAARFHYLQVAFPGAHDVDLVSKLTRNYIKEGYMEKTGPKHTEGFKKRWFTLDDRRLMYFKDPLDAYARGEVFIGSKESGYTVLPGLPSSTQGYHWQFGITIVTPDRKFLFACETEEEQKKWMAVFQGVVNRPMLPQEYAVEAHFKHKP